From Candidatus Synechococcus calcipolaris G9, a single genomic window includes:
- a CDS encoding Sll0314/Alr1548 family TPR repeat-containing protein yields the protein MQPHGSISIMTRCCRAAVLAIAPWIMTIPAWAADPFRSGTQARPISDQTEAVFEAIFRDGHYRKGKDLLPAALQSDRREPLTLTLAAGIAYLDQDWETYRQFSEQTLRAAQNLGDRDPLRSNLYQAVGHFLLAAYEISDAGAGPFLGASAALLRVQQMFRFLDQAEAIDANDPELNLIRGYIEWGVANNIGFFDSEAAVQRLQNRAAPTYLSYRGTALAYRDSNQLPLALTAVDRALGAAPHNPELLYLKAQILRMSGNYENSRSYLDRALAQRDQLPSEVVREMLAASQEIDAIVERQ from the coding sequence ATGCAGCCGCACGGTTCCATTTCCATCATGACCCGTTGTTGTCGGGCCGCTGTCTTGGCGATCGCCCCCTGGATCATGACGATTCCTGCGTGGGCGGCGGATCCATTTCGTTCCGGAACGCAGGCCCGGCCAATTTCCGATCAAACAGAAGCAGTTTTTGAGGCTATCTTCCGTGATGGTCATTATCGCAAGGGAAAAGACTTATTGCCAGCGGCCCTCCAGAGCGATCGCCGCGAACCCCTCACCCTCACCCTTGCGGCGGGAATCGCCTACCTAGATCAGGATTGGGAAACCTATCGTCAGTTTAGTGAACAAACCCTGCGGGCCGCCCAAAATCTGGGCGATCGGGATCCCCTGCGGAGCAATTTATATCAGGCTGTGGGACATTTTTTACTGGCGGCCTACGAAATTTCCGATGCTGGGGCTGGGCCCTTTTTAGGGGCATCGGCGGCCCTGTTGCGGGTACAGCAAATGTTTCGATTCCTTGACCAAGCGGAGGCGATCGATGCCAATGATCCAGAACTTAATTTGATTCGCGGCTATATTGAGTGGGGCGTTGCCAATAACATCGGTTTTTTTGATAGTGAAGCAGCGGTACAGCGACTTCAGAACCGCGCCGCTCCCACCTATCTCAGCTACCGGGGAACGGCCCTAGCCTACCGGGATTCTAACCAACTGCCCCTGGCTCTAACCGCTGTGGATCGGGCCCTAGGGGCAGCCCCCCATAACCCGGAGTTGCTTTACCTGAAGGCTCAAATTCTCAGAATGTCGGGAAACTATGAAAACAGTCGCTCCTACCTGGATCGGGCCCTGGCCCAACGGGATCAATTACCCAGCGAGGTCGTGCGGGAAATGTTGGCCGCCAGTCAGGAAATCGATGCCATAGTGGAGCGCCAGTGA
- a CDS encoding ABC transporter ATP-binding protein, whose amino-acid sequence MLSLKNISYHPPATPQPILDQLTLELGPQELGLIIGPSGSGKSTLLEILAGLATPHRGTISWQNQDLSALELQQLAGLVFQFPDRYFCGSTILEEIRFGHPDVGIDRVDRALADVGLDHLPLHGRPQSLSGGQQRRLALAVQLIRQPYLLLLDEPTAGLDWSMRQQLITVLGRLKQHWSLLVVSHEAKELLPISDRCWQLTQGHLEAIPLSPSSCLKP is encoded by the coding sequence TTGCTTTCCCTTAAAAATATTAGCTATCATCCCCCGGCCACCCCCCAGCCCATTTTGGATCAGTTGACCCTAGAGCTAGGGCCCCAAGAATTGGGGTTGATTATCGGCCCGAGCGGATCCGGGAAAAGCACCTTACTTGAGATTCTAGCGGGGTTAGCCACACCCCATCGGGGAACCATCTCTTGGCAAAATCAAGACCTTTCAGCCCTAGAGTTACAGCAGTTGGCTGGCTTAGTCTTTCAGTTTCCCGATCGCTATTTTTGCGGTAGTACCATCTTAGAAGAAATTCGCTTTGGCCATCCCGACGTGGGGATCGATCGGGTTGACAGGGCCCTTGCCGATGTGGGCTTAGATCACCTCCCCCTCCACGGCCGTCCCCAATCCCTCAGTGGCGGTCAACAACGTCGCCTCGCCCTAGCCGTCCAGCTCATTCGCCAGCCCTATTTACTCCTCCTAGATGAACCCACCGCCGGACTGGATTGGTCTATGCGGCAACAATTGATTACCGTCCTCGGTCGCCTAAAACAGCATTGGAGTTTATTGGTCGTTAGCCACGAAGCCAAGGAGTTACTCCCCATTAGCGATCGCTGCTGGCAACTCACCCAGGGCCACCTAGAGGCGATCCCCCTATCCCCTTCTTCCTGCCTCAAACCCTAA
- a CDS encoding NblA/ycf18 family protein has protein sequence MDSKFPELSVDLSYEQQFQMRLMEEQVDTMSHQQTRDLLLQASRLLMMKDNVIRSLVRRAA, from the coding sequence ATGGATTCAAAGTTTCCTGAACTGAGTGTCGATCTCAGCTACGAGCAGCAGTTTCAAATGCGCCTGATGGAAGAACAGGTGGATACCATGAGCCACCAGCAAACCCGGGATCTGCTCTTGCAGGCATCTCGACTGCTGATGATGAAGGACAATGTGATCCGTTCCCTAGTGCGACGTGCTGCCTAG